Part of the Fodinicola acaciae genome is shown below.
GACCGACCAGCTCCGGGCCTGGTTCGTGGACATCATCGACTATGACCGGCTGCGGCTCGATCTCACCCCCGGAGCCCAATTGGATTTCTATGTCAAGCCGGGTTTTGGCGACACAGAAGCGATCCGTGGTGAGATCGTACGCGCCGACCCGCCCCGGCTGCTGGAATTCACCTGGGACGGCGAGACGTTGTCATTCGAGCTGACGCCGGCCGGCGACGGATGCCTGCTCGTTTTCACGAATATCTTCGACGATCGCGATGCCGCCTCCGCTCTGGGTGCCGGTTGGCACGCCGGTCTGGACCGGTTGGACGCGTTGCTGGACGATCGCGCTGCCGATGGCGAGCCGATTGACGCACTCCAGCGCGAGTACGAGAGCGTGTTTCAAGCCTCGTAACGAAAAGCACCGATCCCTCCAGTCGGTAACTCGTTCACGAGACTCATTAATATGCCGTTAATCACCGCCGCAGGCAAGAGTGGCGGCGAGTGAAATCTCGCGTACCTCCGGTGTACAACGTTGTTGTCGCGCCGGAGGTACGCATTTTTTGTTTGTCGGGCCCCGTCAAATGGTTTGCCGGCCGCGGGGTCTTGTTTTCCCGATCCGCCGGCTGTAGAAAACCTTCCAGCACTCGCGGTGCGTTGTAGTTCATTTCCGATGGCGCCACCGGCGGCTCGACCGCCGGAAACCGGTTCGCGCGACGGCATTTCCTTCTGCGGTGACCAAACCGTGGATCCCACCTGGAAGGTTGACCATGACGAAGCGACATGTTCTGGCGGCTGGTGCTGCCCTGTTCCTGTGCCTGACGGCATTCCTCGCCGCGCCGGGGAGCGCGCAGGCGGCCACCGGACCGACGGCGGCGCAGCTGAAGGCGAAGACGACCGGCTGCCACCGGCAGGTGTCCAGCGGAAAGTACGCGCAGGATTCCGGCGGCTCGCGCAACATTCCGGTCTGCGCCTCCGGAAAGGCCATCTATTTCACCGCCGACCTGGACGTCGACTGCGACGGCCAGCGCAGTACGCAATGCAACAAGCAGACCGATCCGGACTATCAGCCGGACACCGCCTATCACCAGTCCAACGGTAAACCGCTCAACGCCGCCAAGCTGCCATACATCGTGCTGCCGGCGCCGAGCTCGATCTGGAACTTCACCAGGTCAGGCATCGGCGGCGCGACCGTCGCCGCTGTGGTCTACAAGAACAAGGTCGCCTACGCGGTGGTCGGCGACACCGGTCCGACCGGGATTATCGGCGAGGGATCATACAAACTCGCCAAGCAGCTCGGCATCAACCCCAGCCCGTCCCACGGCGGTGTCGGCGGCCGGGTCGTGACCTACATCCTTTTCCCGGGAGTCAAGGCAAGTCCGATCGAGTCCAGCTCGAGCGCGGTGTCCAAGGGCCAGACGGCGGCGAACGCCTTCGTCGGCTGAGAAGACCGCCGGGCCGGGTCGTAGGCGACCCGGCCCGGCCGGCATGACCTATTGGCGCATCAGCGCGAAAATCCCCCAGCCAAGATATTCGCGTTGATACCTCACATGCTGCAGCGGCGCAGAACGCAGCTCGGCGCGCAGAGAACCGGCCAGCTCGTCGTCGGGATTGTCGTCGAGCCAACGGCGTACGTTGAGCCAGTGCGCCGCCTCGTAGCGGTCCCAGCTGTCCTGGCTGGCGATCATCATCTCCACCAGGTCCCAGCCCAGCTCGCCAAACTGTCGCACCAAAGCCGGCAGCGACCGGAAGTCGTCGCGGCTGTTGGCATGGCAGGCGCGTACCGTCTCGGCGTCCGGCGGCGCGATCCGCCAGTACGGCTCGCCGATCAGCAGGATTCCGCCTGGCCTAAGGCTTCGTGCCAGCAGATCGATGGTGCCGGCGACGCCGCCGCCGATCCAGGTGGCGCCGAGACAGCATGCCACCTCGACCGGGGTGTCATGCACGTACGACCCGGCATCCGCGTGGACGAACGTCACGCGCTCGCCGACGCCGAGCTCGGCGGCACGTGCGGCCGCCGCGGCGAGAAACACCGTACTGATATCGACGCCGACCCCGGTGACGCCGTGATCGCGGGCCCAGGTCGACAGGAGTTCGCCCTTGCCGCAGGCCAGATCCAGCAGGCGAGTGCCGGGCGGCAGTGCGAGCGCGCGGCCGAGGGTGGCGAGCTTTTCCTCAGTGACCGGGTTCAGGACCCGGTGGCTGTGTTCGCGGATGGTGAAGCTGCGGTGCAGGTCCATTGTGGACAGTTCCTCTGCTGTTCGTGACGGACGGACGCGACTCGTACGGCACGAACATGCATCTAATGCACCTCACCAGATCGTCGGAGCCCTCACGTTAGGCCAGCCGCCGAGCCGGTGTCGAGCGAAATAGCACAAGGCCCGGGACAGCGGTCCCGGGCCTTGTGTGAGTTAGCTCACTCAGCCAACGACGGTGACGCCGGTGGCCTGCGGGCCCTTGGCTCCCTGGCCGATCTCGAAGCTCACGCGCTGGTTCTCCTCCAGGCTGCGGAAGCCGCTGGCCTGGATCTCGGAGAAGTGCACGAACACGTCCGATCCGCCGCCGTCCGGCGTGATGAACCCGAAGCCCTTGTCAGCGTTGAACCACTTGACGACGCCTTCAGCCATTTCTTCTTGCTGTCCTTCCCAGGTGGGGGCGGCTGCCGCACGTTACGGCTGCCGGGTCTATCAGTCGTCAGACGGGGACTTTTCCAACCTGGGAAAAACCGACGCCCGCAACATTGAATTGCGCGCGTGCACAACACGAACACAAAACCTCGCGACCGCACAAGAGTGAACCACAGTCAGCGGCCGCGCGCTACAGGTGGGGTGAGAAAACCCCCTCGCGACCGACTGTGACCTGGCCACGGCCACCGCGGGTGAGACGACGCCAGATCGGTTCAGCGCCGTACGCCCACCGGCCGCGTGTTATGTCCGGCTATGAGAAGAATCACGGTTCAGTCAACAAGTGAGGCTAGCCTAAGCCGACGGTCGTGAAGACGACCGTGCCGGCCTGGGGCGAGCTGACGCGGTCGGGGACCCCCTGACGAGGACCACCGGCCGGAACCGGTGCCGCCGCCGGTCTCGCAGGGCGGCGTCGTCGCGTACTCGCTGCGTACGCGACCGGACAGCTGATCGCCGCCTCGACCTTCACGGGGCTGTACGAGGCCGCCGAGACCGCCGTGTTCGCGGTGCTGACCGTGTCGACGCGGATCGGACTGCGGCGCGGTACGCGCGGCATCGAAGGCACCGGCCACGCGCTGCGCATCCTGCTGGTCCGGCGCGTGCTCGACGAGCGCGGGACGGC
Proteins encoded:
- a CDS encoding SRPBCC domain-containing protein; the encoded protein is MSIRDMGTFGMTADGRCALRFERQLRHSPATVWRALTETDQLRAWFVDIIDYDRLRLDLTPGAQLDFYVKPGFGDTEAIRGEIVRADPPRLLEFTWDGETLSFELTPAGDGCLLVFTNIFDDRDAASALGAGWHAGLDRLDALLDDRAADGEPIDALQREYESVFQAS
- a CDS encoding glycoside hydrolase family 75 protein translates to MTKRHVLAAGAALFLCLTAFLAAPGSAQAATGPTAAQLKAKTTGCHRQVSSGKYAQDSGGSRNIPVCASGKAIYFTADLDVDCDGQRSTQCNKQTDPDYQPDTAYHQSNGKPLNAAKLPYIVLPAPSSIWNFTRSGIGGATVAAVVYKNKVAYAVVGDTGPTGIIGEGSYKLAKQLGINPSPSHGGVGGRVVTYILFPGVKASPIESSSSAVSKGQTAANAFVG
- a CDS encoding SAM-dependent methyltransferase gives rise to the protein MDLHRSFTIREHSHRVLNPVTEEKLATLGRALALPPGTRLLDLACGKGELLSTWARDHGVTGVGVDISTVFLAAAAARAAELGVGERVTFVHADAGSYVHDTPVEVACCLGATWIGGGVAGTIDLLARSLRPGGILLIGEPYWRIAPPDAETVRACHANSRDDFRSLPALVRQFGELGWDLVEMMIASQDSWDRYEAAHWLNVRRWLDDNPDDELAGSLRAELRSAPLQHVRYQREYLGWGIFALMRQ
- a CDS encoding cold-shock protein; translated protein: MAEGVVKWFNADKGFGFITPDGGGSDVFVHFSEIQASGFRSLEENQRVSFEIGQGAKGPQATGVTVVG